Proteins co-encoded in one Anguilla anguilla isolate fAngAng1 chromosome 16, fAngAng1.pri, whole genome shotgun sequence genomic window:
- the pgpep1l gene encoding pyroglutamyl-peptidase 1 — translation MSQSETVVVVTGFGPFRQYLINPSWQAAQGLKMLGLGEGVEVYIRELPVSYAKAQELVSSIWETVKPKLAVHLGIAPGSKAVTLEQSGKNYGYKDRDVCGCCPHGNVCVEGGPDKLDSVIDMKFLTRRLKGMGLDVIYSRDAGRYLCDFVYYYSLHIGKGKAVFIHVPASGSLATPDRLVPLLRTVIITMLRQLEASAHPDHDQLHMELLNAVST, via the exons ATGTCGCAAAGTGAAACCGTGGTGGTTGTAACAG GGTTTGGTCCTTTCAGGCAATACCTGATTAATCCCAGCTGGCAAGCGGCTCAG GGCCTTAAGATGTTGGGACTGGGAGAAGGTGTGGAAGTTTACATTAGAGAACTGCCAGTGAGCTATGCTAAAGCCCAGGAGCTTGTATCCAGCATTTGGGAGACGGTAAAGCCAAAG TTGGCCGTCCACCTTGGAATTGCACCGGGGTCCAAAGCCGTCACACTCGAACAGAGCGGGAAGAACTATGGCTACAAGGACAGAGACGTGTGTGGCTGCTGTCCCCATGGAAACGTCTGTGTGGAGGGCGGCCCAGACAAACTGGACTCCGTCATAGACATGAAGTTCCTCACCAGACGCCTGAAGGGCATGGGGCTGGACGTTATTTATTCAAGGGACGCAGGGAG GTACCTCTGCGACTTTGTCTACTACTACTCGCTGCACATTGGAAAGGGGAAGGCAGTATTCATTCACGTGCCAGCATCGGGTAGCCTAGCTACCCCAGACAGGCTCGTGCCGCTGCTGCGCACAGTCATCATAACGATGCTACGTCAGCTGGAGGCCTCCGCGCATCCTGACCATGACCAGCTGCACATGGAGCTTCTTAATGCAGTGTCTACATAA
- the synm gene encoding synemin encodes MQKQTKMLQFRRTFENEQIQLQDLNTRLRQYLSRVKELEQDNALLMKEINTIRQDKTVQWEKQYLPELRELRRVVNQLTLEKYKAEMDRKKLGRELQAIQALCCEETVISRDIEGERKGCEIQLQQALKKNAALEEHLLQLENEYMCLQDAHRQDISHLRDEVHSRALPIVITQNYQGHPAVTMEEIEAYGHMMSESLNENFELYCRRIEVLEDSIKADQANLEDLQREKTQYASELKKLHAEAHKQNKLQLHLEDQLIQLQDQFHLEADRYQAIIGELEDERELLAHTIAEKLKEYQQLMQVKMGLGLEVATYRALLEGERTDPIQKMDQYAREASRRIDIKMPSQPWSTTTRQEVQKQYPLSTGPEARYTNLASSLKASFGSTNMRSTSPARVIPISTHARDQRNAPVRRDIPSFTRPSQATTNVQKTTVEDRSVRTKEPLQKPAKDSTSLRQSGFAARPSPGPALTKGKTTMVTTSTESTVVVNGKGESKHDLRGHEAVKTEGKEEKDANKVTVKEWTTPDRENVRTSNIPKRSDVQISAPEEAGSSERLPATTSVQKIIVEEQTVRTTEVLKKPTKESANQHEQGFTTRPSPEPAPMKDETTIVMSSTESTATVDAKGDSKHDLRGPKVDKTEGRKEKGANKVHLKEWTTPDWEDVKTSNFPKRSEVQSDIPEEASPSETLPAATTVQKTIVEERIVRTKEPLHNLEKDSASQSQPGFAASPSPEPAPTKGKTTVFTTSTESTFVVNGKGESKRGLRGHKIDKTEGRDENDAKKDTWKEWTTPDWEDLRTTNIPERVELQSDDPDEAGSSDEKMVDYIYMEEIIEKVMRPAGLDTKFINPSPDSKVAYRVEKTEDEDGKTKTQIILESRVEEDVDITDDSALQELLGKGVKKVSLEDIKGTPTGSAIENLLSLGHHVGGSDLEHKSVNVEIIEEPAEDHGDEEGEANPAPTFLQPSSMFFQIEELDNDSHGAKHPGGKTEVSKPTPTEDTEYQKEGSVWVREGYRETDDPFFSHAQETEYFVSTPDDSISESEEERGISSYGHYGVLDDLSDERYYQEVPPINPRFEEDKGYKSGHRGSYMTSELGFAKDRFPECIIEEEVQVSPTVQESMLDHLTEDSMDPKQQLRGDLDKLQGNVFESLQGELSHATKNVPAGPKKLSVDVKKVQEVSDNGTVTITAELRDLEYSDLLEDSESDKRVQASSHPGLQHATGSKTVREYAVKIIRDQDEEPLSMAPTVGLDGPGLEGLCGEESANDIHKTERVIKLGPSERSLTFQMDIGNFGSATSLPAEGGAQEFQRFFSQSLEAGGPSGGEGVYTYVRKTTVSYDQGDEPTYSHGHEGEARKWDDLTKQQVEYGQVLQTQFVDPQLKVNQEKKIATVYLDSTEGN; translated from the exons atgcagaaacaaacaaaaatgttacagtTTAGGAGAACATTTGAGAATGAACAGATTCAGCTCCAGGATCTGAACACGAGGCTAAGGCAATACCTGTCCAGAGTGAAGGAGCTAGAGCAGGATAACGCCCTGCTTATGAAGGAGATAAACACCATCAGGCAGGACAAGACGGTGCAATGGGAAAAACAATATCTGCCCGAATTGAGGGAACTCAGGAGGGTGGTGAATCAACTGACTTTAGAAAAGTACAAAGCAGAGATGGATCGAAAGAAGCTCGGACGAGAACTACAGGCGATACAGGCGCTGTGTTGCGAGGAGACTGTGATCAGCAGGGACATCGAAGGCGAGCGGAAAGGCTGCGAGATACAGCTACAGCAAGCGCTCAAGAAGAACGCCGCCCTGGAAGAGCACTTGCTCCAACTCGAGAACGAGTACATGTGCCTGCAAGATGCCCACAGACAAGACATCTCCCACCTCCGCGACGAGGTGCATTCGCGAGCACTGCCCATTGTTATCACTCAAAATTACCAGGGACACCCCGCCGTAACCATGGAAGAAATCGAGGCGTACGGGCACATGATGTCCGAAAGTTTGAATGAGAATTTCGAGCTTTATTGCCGCAGGATCGAGGTCTTGGAAGACTCAATCAAAGCTGACCAGGCAAACCTGGAAGATCTGCAACGTGAAAAGACACAGTACGCTTCCGAGCTCAAGAAACTCCACGCGGAGgctcacaaacaaaacaagttaCAGTTGCACCTTGAGGATCAACTCATACAATTGCAGGATCAATTTCATCTGGAGGCAGACCGTTATCAG GCCATCATCGGGGAGCTGGAGGACGAGCGCGAGCTGCTGGCCCACACCATCGCTGAGAAGCTGAAGGAGTACCAGCAGCTCATGCAGGTGAAGATGGGCCTCGGCCTGGAGGTGGCCACTTACAG GGCCCTGCTGGAAGGAGAAAGAACAGATCCCATTCAGAAAATGGATCAATATGCAAGGGAGGCATCTCGGAGAATAG ATATTAAGATGCCGTCACAACCATGGTCGACTACGACCAGGCAGGAAGTACAGAAACAGTACCCGCTCAGCACCGGTCCAGAGGCCCGGTACACAAACCTGGCATCAAGCCTCAAGGCCTCGTTTGGATCAACTAACATGAGGTCCACCAGTCCTGCGAGGGTCATCCCCATCAGCACTCATGCTAGGGATCAGCGGAATGCCCCTGTCAGGAGAGACATTCCCTCCTTCACCAGGCCATCACAGGCCACCACTAATGTCCAAAAAACAACTGTGGAGGACAGAAGTGTGAGAACGAAAGAACCgctacaaaaaccagcaaaagaTTCAACCAGTCTACGTCAGTCAGGCTTTGCAGCCAGGCCCAGTCCTGGACCTGCACTGACGAAGGGCAAAACAACCATGGTCACGACTTCAACAGAAAGCACCGTTGTGGTGAATGGAAAGGGGGAGAGCAAGCATGATTTGAGAGGACATGAGGCTGTCAAGACAGAGGGCAAAGAAGAAAAGGATGCAAACAAGGTTACTGTGAAAGAATGGACGACTCCAGACCGGGAGAATGTGAGGACCAGTAATATCCCGAAGAGGTCAGACGTGCAGATTTCCGCCCCTGAGGAGGCAGGCTCAAGTGAAAGACTACCGGCCACCACGAGTGTCCAAAAAATAATTGTGGAAGAGCAAACCGTGAGAACAACAGAAGTgctaaaaaaaccaacaaaggaatcagccaatcagcatgagCAAGGCTTCACAACAAGGCCCAGCCCTGAACCTGCACCGATGAAGGATGAAACAACCATAGTAATGTCTTCAACAGAAAGCACTGCTACGGTGGATGCTAAGGGGGACAGCAAGCATGACTTGAGAGGACCCAAGGTTGACAAGACAGAGGGCAGGAAAGAAAAGGGTGCAAACAAGGTCCATTTGAAGGAATGGACAACTCCAGACTGGGAGGACGTGAAGACTAGTAATTTCCCAAAGAGGTCGGAAGTTCAGAGTGACATTCCTGAGGAGGCAAGCCCAAGCGAAACACTACCAGCTGCCACTACTGTCCAAAAGACAATCGTAGAAGAGAGAATCGTGAGAACTAAAGAACCGCTACATAACCTGGAGAAGGATTCAGCCAGTCAAAGTCAGCCAGGCTTTGCGGCCAGCCCCAGTCCTGAACCTGCCCCGACGAAGGGCAAAACAACCGTGTTTACGACTTCAACGGAAAGCACCTTTGTGGTGAATGGAAAGGGGGAGAGCAAGCGTGGTTTGAGAGGACACAAGATTGACAAGACGGAGGGAAGGGacgaaaatgatgcaaaaaagGACACTTGGAAGGAATGGACGACTCCAGACTGGGAGGACTTGAGGACCACTAACATCCCAGAGAGGGTGGAACTTCAGAGTGATGATCCTGATGAGGCGGGCTCAAGCGATGAAAAGATGGTGGATTACATTTACATGGAAGAGATCATTGAGAAGGTGATGAGGCCTGCTGGTCTGGACACCAAGTTCATAAACCCATCACCTGACTCAAAGGTGGCCTATCGTGTCGAGAAAACCGAGGACGAGGACGGGAAGACAAAGACCCAGATCATCCTGGAATCAAGAGTGGAGGAAGACGTGGATATCACTGATGACTCTGCTCTGCAGGAGCTCCTCGGCAAGGGGGTGAAGAAGGTTTCCCTGGAGGACATCAAGGGAACCCCGACAGGGAGTGCGATTGAGAACCTCCTCAGCCTGGGACACCATGTAGGTGGCAGTGACCTCGAACACAAGTCTGTCAATGTGGAGATAATTGAGGAACCAGCTGAAGATCATGGCGATGAGGAGGGTGAGGCTAATCCTGCACCAACGTTCCTCCAGCCCTCCTCCATGTTCTTCCAGATTGAAGAGCTGGACAATGATTCTCATGGTGCCAAGCACCCGGGGGGCAAGACAGAGGTGAGTAAGCCCACCCCAACCGAGGACACTGAGTACCAAAAGGAGGGGTCAGTCTGGGTTAGGGAAGGTTACAGGGAGACTGATGACCCCTTCTTCAGCCATGCCCAGGAAACAGAGTACTTTGTCTCCACACCTGATGACAGTATCTCTGAGTCTGAAGAGGAACGTGGCATTTCATCCTATGGACATTACGGAGTGCTGGATGACTTGTCGGACGAGAGGTACTACCAAGAGGTGCCCCCGATCAATCCCAGGTTCGAAGAGGACAAAGGGTACAAGTCGGGGCACAGGGGCTCCTACATGACAAGCGAACTTGGCTTTGCTAAGGACCGCTTCCCAGAGTGCATCATTGAGGAGGAGGTGCAAGTCTCTCCCACAGTGCAGGAGTCAATGCTGGACCATCTGACAGAAGACTCCATGGACCCAAAGCAACAACTGAGGGGAGACCTGGACAAACTCCAGGGGAATGTTTTTGAGTCGCTGCAAGGTGAGCTGTCCCATGCTACAAAGAATGTCCCGGCGGGTCCTAAAAAACTGTCTGTAGATGTGAAGAAAGTGCAGGAGGTCTCGGACAATGGAACAGTGACCATCACGGCGGAGCTCAGGGACCTGGAGTATTCTGACTTGCTGGAGGACAGCGAGTCTGACAAACGGGTGCAGGCATCATCCCACCCGGGCCTCCAGCATGCCACTGGCAGTAAAACAGTCCGAGAGTACGCAGTGAAAATCATCAGGGATCAGGACGAAGAACCGCTAAGCATGGCTCCAACAGTGGGTCTAGATGGGCCAGGTCTGGAAGGCTTATGTGGGGAGGAATCTGCAAATGACATCCACAAAACTGAGAGGGTCATCAAGCTGGGCCCCTCCGAGAGATCTCTCACGTTCCAGATGGACATCGGGAACTTTGGCAGTGCCACATCCCTGCCTGCCGAGGGCGGGGCACAGGAGTTCCAGCGTTTCTTTTCACAAAGCCTGGAGGCAGGGGGACCCAGTGGCGGAGAGGGCGTGTACACCTACGTGCGCAAAACGACTGTGAGCTATGACCAGGGCGATGAGCCCACCTACAGTCATGGCCACGAGGGGGAGGCCAGGAAGTGGGATGACCTCACGAAACAGCAGGTGGAATATGGCCAGGTGCTGCAGACCCAGTTTGTTGACCCCCAGCTGAAGGTCAACCAGGAGAAGAAAATCGCCACAGTCTATTTGGACAGTACTGAGGGTAATTAG